The following is a genomic window from Streptomyces sp. BHT-5-2.
GTGCGCCCCTCGATCTCCTTGGCCAGCCACTCGCCGACGCCGGAGAGCCGGACGTGCCCGAAGGAGTCGGTGCTGCCGTCCTTGAGCACCATCTCGCCGTCCTTGGGCATGGCACCCTCGGCGACCACCACGATCGGCGCGTAGCTGGCCTTGAAGCGGGACTCGATCCAGCGGCAGACCTCGTCGACGTCGAAGCGCTGCTCCGGGATGAGGATGACGTTGGCGCCACCGGCCAGGCCGGAGTGCAGCGCGATCCAGCCGGCGTGCCGGCCCATCACCTCCACGACCAGCACCCGCATGTGGGACTCGGCGGTGGTGTGCAGCCGGTCGATGGCCTCGGTGGCGACCCCGACCGCGGTGTCGAAGCCGAAGGTGTAGTCCGTGGCCGACAGGTCGTTGTCGATGGTCTTGGGCACGCCGACGCAGGGGATGCCGTGCTCCGTGAAGAGCCGGGAGGCGACGCCGAGGGTGTCCTCGCCGCCGATCGCGATCAGCGCCTCGACCTCCTGCTTGGCGAGCGTCTCCCGGATCCGGCGGACCCCGTCCTCCTCCTTGAAGGGGTTGGTCCGCGACGACCCCAGGATGGTGCCGCCGCGGGGCAGGATGCCGCGCACCGCCGGGATGTCCAGCCGGACGGTGTTGCCCTCCAGGGGGCCGCGCCAGCCGTCCCGGA
Proteins encoded in this region:
- a CDS encoding 6-phosphofructokinase yields the protein MRVGVLTGGGDCPGLNAVIRGIVRKGTQEYGYEFVGFRDGWRGPLEGNTVRLDIPAVRGILPRGGTILGSSRTNPFKEEDGVRRIRETLAKQEVEALIAIGGEDTLGVASRLFTEHGIPCVGVPKTIDNDLSATDYTFGFDTAVGVATEAIDRLHTTAESHMRVLVVEVMGRHAGWIALHSGLAGGANVILIPEQRFDVDEVCRWIESRFKASYAPIVVVAEGAMPKDGEMVLKDGSTDSFGHVRLSGVGEWLAKEIEGRTGKEARTTVLGHTQRGGTPSAFDRWLATRFGLHAIDAVREADYGTMVALRGTDIVRVPLAEATAKLKTVDPALYAEVGVFFG